One genomic segment of Devosia sp. includes these proteins:
- a CDS encoding alpha/beta hydrolase, whose translation MNRRDFLVSMTALGVGIGLPAPAHAVTLMDPFNLPAAMDAGTAKVGDGIAYADGQRHKLDIYAPEQRGAAAPVVFFIYGGGWNRGERADYQFVGRAFASRGFIAVIADYRLVPEVHYPEFLEDCANAMRWVQDNIAAYGGDPNRLFLSGHSAGAYNAVMLALDPSFRQEYGVTMPILAVGALSGPYDFYPFEYDEVRNAFGNAVSPEGTQPINLITADAPPMYLASGTTDPIVRVQNTERFAERLRAQGVWVTTQYYDGFGHMEPVIAMGAMWRWRMPVLDDMVAFFGRFGAFPSGVPYVATAPDAPEMLPDSVAPMDQIISQIDSMFQKIEK comes from the coding sequence ATGAACAGACGCGACTTCCTGGTGTCCATGACGGCACTCGGCGTGGGGATAGGCTTGCCGGCCCCGGCCCATGCCGTCACCCTCATGGACCCCTTCAATCTCCCCGCAGCCATGGATGCCGGCACCGCCAAGGTCGGCGATGGCATCGCCTATGCCGATGGCCAGAGGCACAAGCTGGATATCTACGCCCCCGAGCAGCGCGGCGCGGCGGCGCCGGTGGTGTTCTTCATCTATGGCGGGGGCTGGAACCGGGGCGAGCGCGCCGACTACCAGTTTGTCGGGCGGGCCTTTGCCTCGCGGGGATTTATTGCCGTGATTGCCGATTACCGGCTGGTGCCGGAAGTCCATTATCCCGAGTTTCTCGAGGATTGCGCCAATGCCATGCGCTGGGTTCAGGACAATATCGCCGCCTATGGTGGCGACCCCAACCGGCTGTTCCTGTCGGGCCATTCGGCCGGGGCCTATAATGCCGTCATGCTGGCGCTAGACCCGTCCTTCCGCCAGGAATATGGGGTCACCATGCCTATCCTTGCCGTCGGCGCGTTGTCGGGCCCCTATGACTTCTATCCTTTCGAGTATGACGAGGTGCGCAATGCGTTCGGCAATGCGGTGAGCCCCGAAGGCACGCAGCCGATCAATCTGATCACCGCCGATGCACCGCCCATGTACCTGGCCAGCGGCACGACCGATCCGATCGTGCGCGTCCAGAACACCGAGCGTTTTGCCGAGCGGCTGCGCGCGCAAGGCGTATGGGTGACGACGCAATATTACGATGGGTTCGGCCATATGGAGCCGGTGATCGCCATGGGCGCCATGTGGCGCTGGCGCATGCCGGTGCTGGACGACATGGTGGCGTTCTTCGGCCGGTTCGGCGCTTTCCCGAGTGGCGTTCCCTATGTCGCCACTGCGCCGGACGCGCCCGAAATGCTGCCAGATTCTGTCGCGCCCATGGATCAGATCATCAGTCAGATCGACTCCATGTTCCAGAAAATCGAAAAATGA
- a CDS encoding aldo/keto reductase has protein sequence MHFKTLGRTDLKVTDICLGTMTWGSQNTEAEGHAQIAMARDHGITFMDTAEVYAVPGSPETSGRTEEIIGNWFAAQGDREKWVLATKIVGGGNKHIREARRPDAASVREALEGSLRRLRTDYIDLYQVHWASRGHYNFENYWSYAPHKQDTADALANIAEVLETLGALVAEGKIRQIGLSNETTWGIAQWLRIAEQQNLPRVATVQNEYSLLRRIFDHDLAELAHHEDIGLLAYSPLAGGLLTGKYFDGATPKGSRKDYQKGFWRLNEYSDAATREYHAVAARHGLDPVQMAIAFCRTRPFMASTIIGATSTAQLQQVLGALDVTLSADVLADIDAVHRRMPRPL, from the coding sequence ATGCACTTCAAGACGCTTGGCCGAACCGACCTCAAGGTCACCGATATTTGCCTCGGCACCATGACCTGGGGCAGCCAGAACACCGAGGCCGAGGGCCATGCCCAGATCGCCATGGCGCGCGACCATGGCATCACCTTCATGGACACAGCCGAAGTCTATGCCGTTCCGGGCAGCCCCGAGACCAGCGGCCGTACTGAGGAAATCATCGGCAACTGGTTTGCTGCCCAGGGCGACCGTGAAAAGTGGGTGCTGGCCACAAAAATCGTCGGTGGCGGCAATAAGCATATCCGCGAGGCGCGCCGCCCCGATGCCGCCTCGGTGCGCGAGGCCCTTGAGGGCAGCCTGCGCCGGCTGCGCACCGACTATATCGACCTTTATCAGGTCCATTGGGCCAGCCGCGGCCATTACAATTTCGAGAATTACTGGTCCTATGCGCCGCACAAGCAGGACACCGCGGACGCCCTGGCCAATATCGCCGAGGTGCTGGAAACCCTGGGCGCCCTCGTCGCCGAAGGCAAGATCCGCCAGATCGGCCTCTCCAACGAAACCACCTGGGGCATTGCCCAGTGGTTGCGCATCGCCGAGCAGCAAAACCTGCCGCGCGTCGCCACGGTGCAGAACGAATACAGCCTGCTGCGTCGCATTTTCGATCACGACCTGGCAGAACTCGCCCACCACGAGGATATCGGTCTTCTGGCCTATTCGCCGCTGGCGGGCGGTCTGCTGACCGGCAAGTATTTTGATGGCGCCACCCCAAAAGGCAGCCGCAAGGACTACCAGAAGGGGTTTTGGCGGTTGAACGAATATTCCGATGCGGCCACGCGCGAATATCATGCCGTTGCCGCCCGGCATGGCCTCGACCCGGTGCAGATGGCCATCGCCTTCTGCCGCACCCGCCCCTTCATGGCGTCGACGATCATCGGCGCCACCAGTACCGCTCAGTTGCAGCAGGTGCTGGGCGCACTCGATGTAACCCTGTCGGCCGATGTCCTGGCCGATATCGACGCGGTGCACCGGCGGATGCCGCGCCCGCTCTGA
- a CDS encoding lytic murein transglycosylase, with protein MKISHRAKPLLTRLGLALFLSTLTLGAAQASTSDFVRGLWPEAQQAGVSRQAFEAAFAGYNPIPQVMELTRKQPEFTQTVQQYVEKRVTAAQASKGQSMRGEWAQTLAATQQRYGVQSEVVLAIWGMETNFGGFMGGNNTIHALATLTQNNYRADFFRKELVTALRIVSDGHINAGSMVGSWAGAMGHTQFMPSSFMRYAVDFNGDGRKDIWNSVPDALGSTANYLNSFGWRPGETWGYEIKLPSGFNFAAARDMGKASLGQWQQMGITRVSGRPFPRPGDVARLYMPAGARGPAFLLLPNFDVIKRYNNSDSYALAVGHLADRILGGGGFATPWPAGDYALSKAQRTELQSLLNRAGFDTGTPDGVVGPKTRAAVLAFQQRSGLPADGHVSGLLLDTLRR; from the coding sequence ATGAAGATTTCACATCGCGCCAAGCCCCTGCTCACCCGCCTCGGGCTTGCCCTGTTCCTATCAACCCTCACCCTTGGTGCGGCCCAGGCCAGTACCAGCGACTTCGTGCGCGGCCTGTGGCCGGAAGCGCAGCAGGCCGGCGTCAGCCGCCAGGCCTTCGAAGCTGCCTTCGCCGGCTACAATCCCATCCCCCAGGTGATGGAATTGACGCGCAAGCAGCCCGAATTTACCCAGACCGTGCAGCAATATGTCGAAAAGCGCGTCACCGCGGCCCAGGCCAGCAAGGGCCAGTCCATGCGTGGCGAGTGGGCGCAGACCCTGGCAGCAACGCAGCAGCGCTATGGGGTCCAGTCCGAAGTGGTCCTGGCGATCTGGGGCATGGAGACCAATTTCGGCGGCTTCATGGGGGGCAATAACACCATCCATGCCCTGGCGACCCTGACCCAGAACAATTACCGGGCCGACTTCTTCCGCAAGGAACTGGTCACCGCGCTCCGCATCGTGTCCGACGGGCATATCAATGCCGGGTCCATGGTCGGGTCCTGGGCCGGTGCCATGGGACATACCCAGTTCATGCCATCGAGCTTCATGCGCTATGCGGTCGATTTCAATGGCGATGGGCGCAAGGATATCTGGAATTCGGTGCCTGACGCGCTGGGTTCGACCGCCAATTACCTCAACAGCTTCGGTTGGCGGCCGGGCGAGACCTGGGGCTACGAAATCAAGCTGCCCAGCGGCTTCAATTTTGCCGCGGCGCGGGACATGGGCAAGGCCAGTCTCGGCCAATGGCAGCAGATGGGCATTACCCGTGTTTCCGGCCGGCCCTTCCCGCGTCCCGGCGACGTTGCCCGCCTCTATATGCCGGCTGGCGCCCGGGGCCCCGCCTTCCTGCTCCTGCCTAACTTTGATGTGATCAAGCGCTACAACAATTCCGACTCCTATGCCCTGGCCGTCGGTCACCTGGCCGACCGGATCCTTGGCGGGGGCGGTTTTGCGACGCCCTGGCCGGCTGGCGACTATGCGCTCAGCAAGGCGCAACGCACTGAATTGCAATCGCTTTTGAACCGGGCTGGCTTCGATACCGGAACGCCCGATGGCGTTGTCGGACCCAAGACCCGGGCGGCGGTTCTTGCCTTTCAGCAGCGGTCCGGACTACCTGCCGATGGCCATGTTTCGGGCCTCCTGCTCGACACTTTGCGCCGCTAG
- a CDS encoding VOC family protein, which yields MKFHTGRLIDHVHLRARSFANTRYFYESVLAVLGIPVTAQGEGWMQIDELFIDAADARTTPSHIHLAFQARDQQAVDDFYRTALASGGKGNGAPGERDYHPGYYACFVLDPDGNNIEAVFHGPSRRSADSVLITPTP from the coding sequence ATGAAGTTTCACACCGGCCGCCTGATCGACCACGTGCATCTGCGGGCGCGCAGTTTTGCCAATACGCGCTACTTCTATGAGTCGGTCCTGGCCGTTCTGGGCATACCGGTCACGGCGCAGGGCGAGGGCTGGATGCAGATCGACGAACTGTTCATCGATGCCGCCGACGCCCGCACCACGCCCAGTCATATTCATCTTGCCTTCCAGGCGCGCGACCAGCAGGCAGTGGACGATTTTTACAGGACTGCTTTGGCGTCCGGTGGCAAAGGCAATGGCGCTCCGGGCGAGCGCGACTATCATCCCGGCTACTATGCCTGCTTCGTGCTTGACCCAGACGGCAACAATATCGAGGCAGTCTTTCATGGCCCCTCGCGCCGGTCCGCCGACTCGGTGCTGATTACCCCGACGCCCTGA
- a CDS encoding alpha/beta hydrolase has product MPISAIDVINFVLPKDFSSHCVARDLAYGDEGRQKLDLYAPRQHGAGPLPVVVFFYGGSWVTGNRQAYAFVGRALAALGYLVAVPDYRVVPQVEYPQFLEDCGRAVSWIGRNARRFGGDPDRIVLAGHSAGAYNAAMLALNRSLIKDESVAEAIVGFAGLSGPYDFFPFDGPISMRVFGGVKQPKLTQPINHVSRPVPNLWVATGGRDELVLPRNSERLAAEAIAAGSIATCARYEALGHAGTLLSLAWPLRWRAPVLREMAEFLDRVFRKPAEIQAASLR; this is encoded by the coding sequence ATGCCGATCAGCGCCATCGATGTCATCAATTTCGTCCTGCCCAAGGATTTTTCATCCCATTGTGTGGCGCGCGATCTGGCCTATGGGGATGAGGGGCGCCAGAAACTGGATTTATATGCGCCGCGTCAACACGGCGCAGGGCCGTTGCCGGTCGTCGTGTTCTTCTATGGCGGCAGCTGGGTAACGGGCAATCGGCAGGCCTACGCGTTTGTCGGGCGCGCGCTGGCGGCCCTAGGTTATCTCGTCGCGGTGCCGGACTATCGTGTGGTTCCCCAGGTCGAATATCCGCAATTCCTGGAGGATTGTGGCCGGGCCGTCAGCTGGATCGGCCGCAATGCACGGCGCTTTGGCGGCGATCCCGATCGGATCGTGCTCGCCGGGCACTCGGCGGGTGCCTATAACGCGGCCATGCTGGCGCTCAACCGCTCGCTTATCAAAGACGAAAGCGTGGCCGAAGCCATTGTCGGCTTCGCGGGCCTATCGGGTCCCTATGATTTTTTCCCTTTTGACGGGCCCATTTCAATGCGGGTTTTCGGTGGTGTGAAGCAGCCGAAGCTGACGCAACCCATAAACCATGTCAGTCGACCGGTTCCCAACTTGTGGGTCGCCACCGGCGGCCGGGATGAACTGGTCCTGCCGCGCAATAGCGAACGGCTGGCGGCGGAGGCCATCGCCGCTGGCAGCATTGCAACCTGCGCCCGCTATGAAGCGCTCGGTCATGCCGGCACCTTGCTGAGCCTGGCATGGCCCCTGCGCTGGCGCGCGCCGGTCTTGCGGGAGATGGCCGAGTTTCTTGACCGCGTGTTCAGGAAGCCCGCCGAAATTCAGGCCGCATCCTTGCGGTGA
- the bfr gene encoding bacterioferritin, whose product MKGEAQVIERLNEALFLELGAVNQYWVHFRLLDDWGYKRLASKERAESIEEMHHADKLIERIIFLEGHPNLQRVAPLRIGQTIKEVLEADLAGEYDARKAYKASRELCEELGDYVSKNLFEELLADEEGHIDFLETQLELLEKIGPEKYGQLNSAPADEAE is encoded by the coding sequence GTGAAAGGCGAAGCACAGGTCATCGAGCGGCTTAACGAGGCCCTTTTTCTCGAGCTCGGCGCCGTCAACCAGTATTGGGTTCACTTCCGTCTGCTGGACGATTGGGGCTACAAGCGCCTGGCCAGCAAGGAACGCGCTGAATCCATCGAGGAAATGCACCACGCCGACAAGCTGATCGAGCGCATCATCTTCCTCGAAGGGCACCCGAATCTGCAGCGCGTTGCGCCCCTGCGCATCGGTCAGACCATCAAGGAAGTGCTCGAGGCAGATCTGGCCGGCGAGTACGACGCCCGCAAGGCCTACAAGGCCAGCCGTGAACTCTGCGAAGAGCTGGGCGACTACGTGTCCAAGAACCTCTTCGAGGAATTGCTGGCGGACGAGGAAGGCCATATCGACTTCCTCGAAACCCAGCTCGAACTGCTCGAAAAAATCGGGCCCGAAAAGTACGGTCAGCTCAACTCGGCACCCGCCGACGAAGCCGAGTAA
- a CDS encoding DUF599 domain-containing protein, which yields MTTFLTSIFPLLAYLAYNIIVPQIEKVRPSLSVIMNMQRRRWVANATRRESPFDAILSGNIMGSVSFLASTSVLLVLAVFAVFGQLPALMEALDSLSLERTYSVLDVQIHLGVMLTMFVLAFFAFTLSLRQFNHFCIMLGALDHDRVTTEDEVEAIAQMNGLGARNFNSGIRAYYFSVATVAWFVSEWLGVVACLLTVLILAHREFFSSAHRTAASAAVLAARHRKDAA from the coding sequence GTGACGACCTTTCTCACCTCGATTTTCCCGCTACTGGCATACCTTGCCTACAACATCATCGTGCCGCAGATCGAAAAGGTCCGGCCCTCGCTCTCGGTCATCATGAACATGCAGCGGCGGCGCTGGGTGGCCAATGCCACACGGCGGGAAAGCCCGTTCGACGCCATCCTGTCGGGCAATATCATGGGTTCGGTGAGCTTTCTGGCCTCCACCTCGGTCCTCCTCGTGCTGGCCGTCTTCGCGGTGTTCGGGCAATTGCCGGCGCTGATGGAGGCGCTCGATTCCCTGTCGCTTGAGCGCACCTATTCGGTGCTCGACGTGCAGATCCACCTCGGCGTCATGCTCACCATGTTCGTGCTGGCCTTTTTCGCCTTCACCCTGTCACTGCGCCAGTTCAACCATTTTTGCATCATGCTGGGTGCGCTCGACCACGATCGGGTCACCACCGAGGACGAGGTCGAGGCCATTGCCCAAATGAACGGATTGGGGGCCCGCAACTTCAATTCGGGCATCCGGGCCTATTATTTTTCGGTCGCGACCGTGGCCTGGTTCGTGTCGGAATGGCTGGGGGTCGTGGCCTGCCTCCTCACCGTCCTCATCCTGGCGCATCGGGAGTTTTTCTCCTCCGCCCATCGCACGGCCGCTTCCGCCGCTGTGCTCGCGGCGCGTCACCGCAAGGATGCGGCCTGA
- a CDS encoding mechanosensitive ion channel domain-containing protein — translation MRALFVLLFALLFSVASAHAQDAAGTAPSEPVAQETAVDDLIRILEDDTARAELIERLRQAAPEGGTAAGTGAEDPAAAEDTALPDLNIARQIAEYTRNVAEGASTTIRSLGAAFGNVQDIFSGVSSADGEALRTLAINIGIVLVGLFGSYFLLRLLVGFVAHRIAEAVRDQSTLRRLGGLLVVTLVEAGAILLAWALGYILALNTGPIPSGQMGINQTLLLNAFLVVEMSKLVLRTLLMPRYPPLRMVPVTDTNAAYWSFWIDRIISLLGYAFMFVAPMLAANVSPAASNAVQVLAMTTAVIIGVVVVLQNKDDVRLWLTEMSLRRDNDGLGRLLVAIGQFWHIVVIGYLLVLLVVWFANPETALPFMIGATVQSLIAIAIAAFVITFISRFVSGGLRVPDDVRLRLPMLEQRLQAFVPRVMLIVRVVVIAAAVIAVGQAWNLFDFNGWISSDEGAQVAGSIVSAAFIVLVAVALHLIAESWVEYRMNADPTKTLSPRELTLLNLFKNAFTIALVVFAIMLALAQIGVNIAPLLAGAGVVGLAIGFGAQKLVQDIITGIFIQFENIMNVGDVVGVGDKSGVVEKLTIRSVTIRDMTGTVHLIPFSSVDLVSNMMRGFSFHVAEIGVAYDSDIAEVKQAMFDAFDLLMETELGEQILDVLDMQGVTAFGDSAITVRARIKTLPGMQWGVGRRYNELVKQVFSERNIEIPYPHVTYVPSGGGGGGKTPKPPIIESEARNKGDDEGKP, via the coding sequence ATGCGCGCGCTTTTTGTCCTCCTGTTTGCCCTCCTTTTTTCGGTTGCTTCGGCCCATGCCCAGGACGCTGCGGGTACGGCACCGTCCGAGCCGGTCGCACAGGAAACGGCTGTGGATGATCTCATCCGTATCCTCGAGGATGATACGGCGCGGGCCGAACTGATCGAGCGCCTGCGCCAGGCGGCGCCTGAGGGTGGGACAGCAGCGGGCACCGGAGCCGAAGACCCCGCGGCGGCGGAAGACACGGCGCTCCCCGATCTAAATATCGCCCGGCAGATTGCTGAATATACGCGCAACGTCGCCGAGGGTGCGTCCACCACCATCCGCTCGCTCGGTGCGGCTTTCGGCAATGTCCAAGACATCTTCTCCGGCGTGTCGTCCGCCGATGGTGAAGCGCTGCGGACTTTGGCCATCAATATCGGCATTGTGCTGGTCGGCCTCTTTGGCAGCTATTTCCTGTTGCGCCTGCTTGTGGGGTTTGTGGCGCACCGCATTGCCGAAGCCGTGCGAGACCAGAGTACCCTCCGCCGGCTGGGGGGCCTGCTGGTGGTAACTTTGGTAGAGGCCGGCGCTATCCTGCTGGCCTGGGCCCTTGGCTATATTCTCGCGCTCAATACCGGGCCGATTCCGAGCGGGCAGATGGGGATCAACCAGACCCTCCTGCTCAATGCTTTCCTCGTGGTCGAAATGAGTAAGCTGGTCCTGCGCACCCTGCTGATGCCGCGCTATCCACCGCTGCGCATGGTGCCGGTCACGGACACCAATGCCGCCTATTGGTCGTTCTGGATCGACCGGATCATTTCGCTGCTCGGCTATGCCTTCATGTTCGTCGCGCCCATGCTGGCCGCGAACGTCTCGCCGGCCGCGTCGAATGCCGTGCAGGTTCTGGCGATGACGACTGCCGTCATCATCGGCGTCGTCGTGGTTCTGCAGAACAAGGATGACGTCCGTCTGTGGCTGACCGAAATGTCGCTGCGCCGGGACAATGACGGCCTGGGGCGCCTGCTGGTGGCCATCGGACAGTTCTGGCACATCGTCGTCATCGGCTATCTTCTTGTGCTTCTGGTCGTGTGGTTCGCCAATCCGGAGACGGCTCTGCCGTTCATGATCGGTGCAACGGTGCAGTCACTGATTGCCATCGCGATTGCGGCCTTTGTCATCACGTTCATTTCGCGCTTCGTCAGCGGGGGCCTGCGTGTTCCCGATGACGTGCGCCTTCGCCTGCCCATGCTCGAGCAGCGCCTGCAGGCCTTCGTACCGCGGGTCATGTTGATTGTCCGCGTGGTGGTGATCGCCGCTGCGGTCATCGCGGTCGGGCAGGCCTGGAACCTGTTTGACTTCAACGGCTGGATTTCGAGCGATGAAGGGGCCCAGGTCGCCGGTTCAATCGTGTCGGCAGCGTTCATCGTCCTGGTCGCGGTGGCCCTACACCTGATTGCGGAGTCCTGGGTCGAGTACAGGATGAACGCGGACCCGACCAAGACGCTGTCGCCACGTGAATTGACGCTGCTCAACCTGTTCAAGAACGCCTTCACCATTGCCCTGGTGGTCTTTGCCATCATGCTGGCCCTGGCGCAGATCGGGGTCAATATTGCGCCGCTCCTGGCCGGTGCTGGCGTGGTGGGTCTGGCCATCGGGTTTGGCGCGCAGAAACTGGTTCAGGACATCATCACCGGCATTTTCATCCAGTTCGAGAACATCATGAATGTGGGCGATGTCGTGGGCGTTGGCGACAAGTCCGGCGTGGTCGAAAAGCTGACCATCCGCTCGGTGACCATTCGCGACATGACCGGCACCGTACACCTGATCCCGTTTTCGTCGGTGGATCTCGTCAGTAACATGATGCGGGGCTTCTCCTTCCATGTGGCCGAGATCGGTGTTGCCTATGACAGCGATATCGCCGAGGTGAAGCAGGCCATGTTCGATGCCTTCGACCTGCTGATGGAAACCGAACTGGGCGAGCAGATCCTCGACGTTCTCGATATGCAGGGCGTGACAGCCTTTGGCGATTCCGCCATTACAGTCCGGGCCCGCATCAAGACCCTGCCGGGCATGCAGTGGGGTGTCGGTCGGCGCTATAACGAGCTGGTCAAGCAGGTGTTCTCCGAACGCAATATCGAAATCCCCTATCCGCACGTCACCTATGTGCCGAGCGGCGGCGGAGGCGGGGGCAAGACGCCCAAGCCGCCGATCATAGAAAGCGAGGCGCGCAACAAGGGCGATGACGAGGGCAAGCCATGA
- a CDS encoding nucleotidyltransferase family protein, whose product MSGSADHLRYAGLPEDRQVEVLTGFIETQPHLMAILVGMRELGLPDGLLTSGAIYNSVWNWLTARPPLAGIKDADVVYFDGSDLSYEAEDAIIRQADAVFRHCPIRVEVRNQARVHLWAPRKFGIAYPQLQQSADALRNFATRTHAVAARLGDGDNIEIVAPFGLNDMFSFRLVPNPVLANEKTHTAKAERAKMMWPELTVVPWPGLRASG is encoded by the coding sequence ATGAGCGGCAGTGCAGACCATCTGCGATATGCGGGCCTGCCGGAAGACCGGCAGGTGGAGGTGCTGACGGGCTTCATTGAAACGCAGCCGCACCTGATGGCGATCCTCGTCGGTATGCGCGAGCTCGGTCTGCCGGACGGGCTGCTCACCTCGGGCGCCATATACAATTCGGTATGGAACTGGTTGACCGCTCGTCCGCCGCTGGCGGGTATCAAGGATGCCGACGTGGTCTATTTCGACGGGTCGGACCTCAGTTACGAGGCCGAAGATGCAATCATCCGGCAGGCGGACGCGGTGTTTCGGCATTGCCCGATCCGGGTCGAAGTCCGCAACCAGGCGCGCGTGCACCTGTGGGCCCCTCGCAAGTTCGGCATCGCCTATCCGCAACTGCAGCAAAGCGCCGACGCGCTGCGCAACTTTGCAACGCGTACCCACGCCGTGGCGGCGCGCCTCGGTGATGGGGACAACATCGAGATCGTGGCGCCGTTTGGCCTGAATGACATGTTTTCGTTCCGCCTTGTGCCCAATCCCGTCCTGGCCAATGAAAAAACCCACACCGCCAAGGCTGAGAGGGCCAAGATGATGTGGCCGGAACTGACCGTCGTCCCCTGGCCAGGGCTCAGGGCGTCGGGGTAA
- a CDS encoding (2Fe-2S)-binding protein, producing the protein MLVCQCNMITSREIEDIVLDLLKADPWQLVVPAKVYAELNRRAKCSGCVPNVVDIIVRVTENYHAQQAHEPAELVTLQSGLEKLKKQRIGERRERRSTGHRAA; encoded by the coding sequence ATGCTTGTCTGCCAGTGTAACATGATCACCTCCCGGGAGATCGAGGACATCGTGCTCGATCTGCTCAAGGCCGATCCGTGGCAGCTGGTCGTCCCCGCCAAGGTCTATGCAGAGCTCAACCGGCGCGCAAAATGTTCCGGATGCGTGCCGAATGTGGTGGACATTATCGTTCGCGTCACCGAAAACTACCACGCACAGCAAGCCCATGAGCCCGCTGAGCTGGTAACGCTCCAGTCCGGGCTTGAAAAGCTCAAGAAACAACGAATTGGAGAACGTCGTGAAAGGCGAAGCACAGGTCATCGAGCGGCTTAA